TAGGGTCAGGGAGGATCTTATTAAGAAGAGGCACATGAGAGGCAGCCCGTAAGATAGGGCCAGCTGTACTAGTAGCTGTGTCTCTAACCAACCCACCTAAAAAGCTTTGATTAGCATAGTTCTTTTGCCAAGGAGCTATAGGAGCAGCAGGTGTAGTTGGTTTATCTACTGTAGGTGTCTTTACACCAGTACTAGCAGAACCACCTCCTGCATTAGATGTAGGTGTGGTACCTGCACCAGCACCAACTTTAGGTACTGTAGCTGCATTCTTCTCCAACTCGCACAGCAACCCTTGATAGAAAGCTTTATTGTCCATATACAACCTTCATAGGATATTGCGCACCTTGTTCCTTCTCTTTCTTCTTTTGATTTGCATATAACAAAGCACCTAATGTTCCTATTAAGCCACCACCCATTACTACCTTAGCTGTTTGCTTAGTTAGATCAGGCATTCCTAAACCTAGGGTATTAATAACCTTACCACCACCACTAAACATAGCATTATCATAGTGGTTAGCTACCATATGCTGTATATCTGGATTCTTTGAAGCCATAGCAATGTCAGCAGCAGAAATTTCAGCTTCTTTAGATAGCTCTTCTGCTATAGCCTCACACATACTGTCTACACAAGGAGTTTCAGAAGCTATTTTATTCGTAGCCTTAGCTAATTGTAGTTGAGTAATATATTGTTGCTTAGCCTGATCAATCTTACTATTCATCTCCTTCTCTTTATACTTGTCATAGAGGTACTTAG
This Gammaproteobacteria bacterium DNA region includes the following protein-coding sequences:
- a CDS encoding hypothetical protein (Evidence 5 : Unknown function); translation: MNKEAWSPAEILLMTALTGGGAFGGMRMLSDAFNKVVPEKPKENVVSLNLPEEHPELPFSSPKTAAFGDPISTADPSPWSNKLMAGMIGLPGGFLGAKYLYDKYKEKEMNSKIDQAKQQYITQLQLAKATNKIASETPCVDSMCEAIAEELSKEAEISAADIAMASKNPDIQHMVANHYDNAMFSGGGKVINTLGLGMPDLTKQTAKVVMGGGLIGTLGALLYANQKKKEKEQGAQYPMKVVYGQ